A DNA window from Micromonospora sp. NBC_01739 contains the following coding sequences:
- the cobT gene encoding nicotinate-nucleotide--dimethylbenzimidazole phosphoribosyltransferase, with protein sequence MLETTIAAIGPLDEAAMSTARQLQARLTKPAGSLGLLEELSVRLAGLAGTCPPPLPSPAAVAIFAGDHGVHAQQVTPWPQEVTVQMVGNFLAGGAVVNAFARQADATVTVVDVGVATPLPTPDDMPRLVDVPRLVEANVRRGTRDMTVTAALTRDEARSAVAVGIRIAGELIDSGAALLITGDMGIANTTPAAALIAAFTGVDAAEATGRGTGIDDPTYQHKIEVVRAALARHTPDPTDPLGVLAAVGGLEHAALTGLLLGAAARRVPVLLDGVIAVSAALAAAALAPEAVGAMIAGHRSAEPGATVALQRLGLTPLIDLGLRLGEGTGALLALPMVTGAVRVLHEVATFDSAGVTEK encoded by the coding sequence ATGCTGGAGACCACGATCGCGGCGATCGGCCCGCTCGACGAGGCGGCGATGAGCACGGCACGGCAGTTGCAGGCCCGGCTGACCAAACCCGCCGGCTCGCTCGGCCTCCTGGAGGAGCTGTCCGTACGCCTGGCCGGTCTGGCCGGCACCTGCCCGCCGCCGCTGCCCAGCCCGGCGGCCGTGGCCATCTTCGCCGGTGACCACGGGGTGCACGCCCAGCAGGTGACCCCCTGGCCGCAGGAGGTCACCGTCCAGATGGTCGGCAACTTCCTGGCCGGAGGTGCGGTCGTCAACGCCTTCGCCCGCCAAGCCGACGCCACGGTCACCGTGGTCGACGTCGGGGTGGCCACCCCCCTGCCCACCCCCGACGACATGCCGCGGCTGGTCGACGTGCCGCGGCTGGTCGAGGCCAATGTCCGGCGGGGTACCCGGGACATGACCGTCACCGCCGCGCTCACCCGGGACGAGGCGCGGTCCGCCGTAGCGGTCGGCATCCGGATCGCCGGGGAGCTGATCGACTCCGGGGCGGCCCTGTTGATCACCGGGGACATGGGGATCGCCAACACCACCCCGGCCGCCGCGCTGATCGCCGCCTTCACCGGAGTCGACGCCGCCGAGGCCACCGGGCGGGGCACCGGCATCGACGACCCCACCTACCAGCACAAGATCGAAGTGGTCCGGGCGGCACTGGCCCGGCACACACCCGACCCGACAGATCCCCTCGGGGTGCTGGCCGCCGTGGGTGGACTGGAACACGCCGCGCTGACCGGGCTGCTCCTCGGCGCCGCCGCGCGACGCGTACCCGTGCTGTTGGACGGGGTCATCGCGGTCTCCGCCGCGCTGGCCGCCGCGGCCCTCGCCCCGGAGGCGGTCGGCGCGATGATCGCCGGGCACCGCTCCGCCGAGCCCGGGGCCACCGTAGCCCTGCAGCGACTCGGCCTCACCCCGCTGATCGACCTCGGCCTGCGCCTCGGCGAGGGCACCGGCGCCCTGCTGGCCCTGCCCATGGTCACCGGCGCCGTGCGGGTACTGCACGAGGTCGCCACCTTCGACTCAGCCGGCGTGACCGAGAAGTGA